In Haematobia irritans isolate KBUSLIRL chromosome 1, ASM5000362v1, whole genome shotgun sequence, a genomic segment contains:
- the LOC142242681 gene encoding uncharacterized protein LOC142242681, with the protein MWLKECSDECCEVFEKFPEELKCFLPDLYGELQHLNRLHKNSFIKNQRIMDLAKTKSIKRTPRFMPVCPCKFTKPIELIHLDQRENTRTEQLSYPKARKLLVFKEEIKKLFPPERIMNLNRLIRKSLLSLYSRLANVQPPDEIQVIKKWDRAEWAKHLKRLRKLARPKIAKTQPRIPNKRMPLKNMRRYKYLSKPLKREVLEKPDWTLSYEMKSYKASDRLMNLAKPVIRDTSMLYQELPVRIPQTVLKYKASKRTLDLSQPNARRLNEVRPTDLRENPFGISPNALKAKASKRTKELAEPKEYENAHIRENPFAISPAALKAKPKPRTIELAQPKK; encoded by the exons atgtggctTAAAGAATGCAGTGACGAATGTTGTGAAGTTTTCGAGAAATTTCCTGAAGAGCTAAAATGTTTCTTGCCCGACTTGTACGGGGAATTGCAGCACTTAAATCGCCTGCACAaaaatagttttataaaaaatcagcGCATTATGGATTTGGCCAAAACTAAAAGCATCAAGAGAACACCACGCTTTATGCCAGTTTGTCCATGCAAATTTACGAAACCCATCGAACTAATACATTTGGATCAAAGGGAAAATACAAGAACGGAACAGTTGTCGTATCCAAAAGCAAG gaaattattggtttttaaagaagaaataaaaaaattgtttccaccaGAACGCATTATGAATTTAAATCGTCTAATAAGAAAAAGTTTATTATCCTTATATAGCCGATTGGCTAATGTTCAACCCCCAGATGAGAT TCAAGTCATCAAGAAATGGGATCGTGCTGAGTGGGCAAAGCATTTGAAAAGGTTAAGAAAATTGGCAAGACCCAAAATTGCTAAAACACAACCGAGAATA CCTAATAAACGAATGCCTCTTAAGAATATGAGACGTTACAAATATCTGTCGAAGCCACTTAAACGCGAAGTGTTGGAAAAACCTGATTGGACATTGTCGTATGAAATGAAAAGCTATAAAGCTTCAGATCGTCTCATGAATTTAGCTAAACCAGTGATACGTGATACGTCAATGTTGTATCAGGAATTGCCCGTAAGAATACCGCAGACTGTTTTAaaatataaag cTTCTAAACGCACACTTGACCTCTCGCAACCGAATGCGAGAAGATTAAATGAGGTAAGACCAACTGATCTACGTGAAAATCCTTTTGGAATTTCACCCAATGCTCTTAAAGCAAAGGCATCGAAACGAACGAAAGAGTTGGCCGAACCAAAGGAATATGAAAATGCTCATATACGTGAAAATCCTTTTGCAATTTCTCCGGCAGCACttaaagcaaaaccaaaacctaGAACAATAGAATTGGCCCAACCAAAGAAATGA